The Streptococcus sp. S5 genome contains a region encoding:
- a CDS encoding MATE family efflux transporter: MYLTYHFKERLRLFLSLFLPILIYQLANYSASFVDTAMTGQYRTLDLAGVSTATSLWNPFFTFLTGIVSALTPIVGHHLGKGNKERIAGDFYQFLYMSFGMAILLIGFVWGIAPMILKQIGLENVVAQIAIRYLYFLSLGILPLLLFSIVRTFLDTLGMTRLSMYLMLLLLPLNACFNYILIYGAFGFPEMGGAGAGLGTSLAYWVLLAIAVLILCKHPKVAPFQLWKPQPYDFKGMKEVLRLGLPIGGIVFAEVIIFSLVGLLMAKFPSLTIASHQSAMNFSTLMYAFPVSISSTMAIIVSYELGAGRPEVVKQYCRLGRLTAFGFAIVTLVFLYTFRFQLAGLYGKDPVFVQQTAIFMTYSLFFQVADTFAAPLQGILRGYKDTTVPFLLGVFSYWCISIPLGIFLDHVTNLGPYAYWIGLISSLVVSGICYQLRLWQIEKKQTN; this comes from the coding sequence ATGTATTTAACCTATCACTTTAAAGAGCGCTTGCGCTTGTTTTTGAGTTTATTTTTGCCGATTTTAATCTACCAATTGGCCAATTATTCAGCCAGCTTTGTCGATACAGCCATGACCGGTCAGTACCGGACCCTTGATTTGGCTGGTGTTTCTACAGCTACCAGTCTGTGGAATCCATTTTTTACTTTCCTGACAGGGATTGTCTCCGCACTGACGCCGATTGTTGGGCATCATTTAGGCAAGGGAAATAAAGAACGGATTGCTGGCGATTTTTACCAATTCCTCTATATGTCATTTGGTATGGCCATTCTCTTAATAGGCTTTGTTTGGGGCATTGCACCCATGATTCTCAAGCAGATCGGTTTAGAAAATGTTGTTGCCCAAATAGCCATTCGCTATTTATATTTCCTTTCTCTAGGAATCTTACCTTTGTTGCTCTTTAGTATCGTGCGGACCTTCCTCGATACTTTGGGAATGACGCGTCTATCCATGTACTTGATGCTCTTGCTTTTGCCTCTCAATGCTTGTTTTAACTATATCCTGATCTATGGGGCATTTGGTTTTCCTGAGATGGGAGGAGCAGGAGCAGGTCTTGGAACCTCTCTGGCCTACTGGGTCTTGTTGGCCATTGCGGTTTTGATCTTGTGCAAGCATCCCAAGGTAGCACCTTTCCAATTGTGGAAGCCACAGCCTTATGATTTTAAAGGGATGAAAGAAGTATTGCGACTTGGGCTTCCAATCGGTGGAATTGTTTTTGCAGAAGTTATCATCTTCTCGCTGGTTGGTTTGTTAATGGCAAAATTCCCATCACTTACCATTGCGAGTCACCAATCAGCCATGAATTTTTCAACCCTGATGTATGCTTTCCCGGTTAGTATCTCCAGTACCATGGCGATTATCGTATCTTACGAACTGGGAGCAGGAAGACCAGAAGTGGTCAAACAATATTGCCGTTTGGGACGACTGACAGCCTTTGGCTTTGCGATTGTCACCCTCGTCTTTCTCTATACATTCCGCTTCCAACTGGCAGGGCTATACGGCAAGGACCCAGTCTTTGTGCAACAAACAGCTATTTTCATGACCTATAGCCTCTTTTTCCAAGTAGCCGATACCTTCGCAGCACCCCTACAAGGGATTTTGCGGGGCTATAAGGATACAACGGTTCCTTTCTTATTAGGAGTCTTTAGTTATTGGTGCATTTCTATCCCACTAGGGATTTTCCTTGACCATGTGACCAACTTGGGTCCATATGCTTATTGGATCGGCCTTATTTCTAGCCTTGTCGTAAGTGGAATTTGTTACCAACTTCGGCTCTGGCAGATCGAAAAAAAGCAAACAAACTAA